Below is a window of Georgenia soli DNA.
GGTGCGACGCCGGCGAGGCCCCGGGAGAGCACGGCGGTCGGCACGGTGGCCGCGCCGCGCGCCCGGATCGCTTCCGCCAGGCCGGGCAGCTCGCGGGTGAGCAAGGTGCTGGTGGCCTCGGGGGTGAGGTCCCGCGGCGAGATGCCGGTGCCGCCCGTGGTCAGGACCACGCGGGCCCCCCGGCCGAGAGCGGCGCGCACCGCCCGCCGCACGGGGTCCACCCCGTCCGGCACGACGACCACCTCGGCCCGCACGCCGGCCGCGGCGAGCAGCTCGGCGGCGAGGGGACCAGACCGGTCCTCCGCCTCCCCCCTGGCGCAGCGGTCCGACACGGTGATCACCACGCCGGCGACGGCCGGCCCCTGGCCGTGGGAGAAAGTCACGACCTCACCGTAGCGATTCGGGACACCCTCTGGCGGTCGTGCCCGGGAGGCCGTCAGCGCCCCTCTACGGCCTTCCGGGACCGCCTCCCGGACCACCGAAGTATTTCGACGTCAAGATTCCCGGTCGACGACCGCCCGGCATTTCCGGGAACCCGCAGCACACTCCTCTCGACCGGCGGCCGGCGAGGCTGCTTCACGGGGTGCGGGAGCCCGCCTGCTCGCCGGGAATCACAGCCATAACCTCAGCAAGACCGTGCCTATACCGTGAAAAAGCGGTTCTCGCGCGTTGGCGCCGAATTTTACGTGAGCTCGTCGTTGCGTAATTGCCGCGATATTTCCGACGTATTTCTCCCACTGTTGCCAATGGGACACCGCGTGCATAATCGGCCGCACCGGGCCTGCGCGCGGCAGTGCCCGACCGTCAGACACGGGGAGTCCCATGACCGACGAGCACGCCCGCAGAAGTGCCGCCACCACCCGCAACGCCGAGGGTGGCAGGCCGAACCTCATGCTCGCCCTGGCCACGGTGGGTTTCGCCATCAACTTCTGGGCGTGGGCGCTCATCGGCCCGCTCGGCGCGACCTACGGCGAGGAGTTCACGCTCAGCGCGTTCCAGGTGTCCGTCATCGTGGCGGTGCCGGTCATCGTCGGGTCGCTCGGGCGGATCCCGGTCGGGGCCCTGACCGACCGCTTCGGGGCCCGGGTCATGTTCCCGGCGGTGAGCCTCCTGACGATCATCCCGGTGCTGTTCACCGGCCTGGTGGCCACGAACTTCGCCATGCTGGTCCTCGGCGGCTTCTTCCTGGGCCTCGGCGGCACGGCGTTCGCGATCGGGGTGCCGTTCGTGAACCGCTGGTTCGCGCCGGAGAACCGCGGGACGGCGCTCGGCATCTTCGGGATGGGCACGGCGGGTACCGCCATCGCCTCCTTCACCACGGTGGGGATCTCCGAGGCGTTCGGGCGACCGGCACCGTTCGTCCTCGTCGCGGTGCTGCTCGCCGCCTACGCCGTCCTCGCCCGCGCGCTCGTGCGGGACGCCCCGGGTCTGACCGCCCCGGCGGGCTCCCTGGTCGCGCGCACCGTGGCGACCCTCAAGGTGCGCGCCACCGGGCAGCTGGCCCTCATCTACGCGCTCGGCTTCGGCGGGTTCGTGGCCTTCAGCGTGTACCTGCCCACCTACCTCGTGAACGCCTACGGCCTCGAGCGCGCCGACGCCGCCCTGCGCACCGCCGGCTTCGTCGTCCTCGCGGTCGTCGCCCGCCCGGTCGGCGGCTGGCTCTCGGACCGGTTCCACCCGATCCCGGTGCTGGTGGTCAACTTCCTCGTCACCGCGGCGATGGCCGTCCTGGCCGCCCTGGAGCTCGAGCTGCTGCCTGGCGGCACGGTGGCGTTCCTGGTCATGGCGATGATGCTCGGGTCCGCCTCCGGTGCGTGCTTCGCCCTCGTGGCCAAGCTCGCGCCGCCCGACAAGGTCGGCTCCGTCACGGGCATCGTCGGCGCCGCCGGGGGCCTGGGCGGGTTCTTCCCGCCGCTCGTGATGGGCGCCGTCTACACCCAGACCGACAGCTACTTCCTCGGCCTCATCCTGCTCGCCCTCACCGCCCTCGCTCTCGCCGCCTTCTGCTGGTGGCCCGTCCGCCGTGCCGCGGCGGACGCCCGGACCGCCCCGGCCTGACCGCCACGGCCCGACCGACGCACAACTCTCCACGGAAGGACCCGCCATGACGGCCACCCGGCCCGACGGAACGCCCACCACCCGCGAGAGCGCGCCGGAGGACGCCCTCCTGAAGCTCGGGACGTTCCTCCGCCGCGGCGAGGCGTCGCCGGACCTGCGCCAGCTCTTCCTCACCGGCGGCCGCGAGGGCGACGCGTTCTACCGCGACCGCTGGTCGCACGACAAGGTGGTCCGCTCGACCCACGGCGTGAACTGCACGGGCTCGTGCTCGTGGAAGGTGTACGTCAAGGACGGCATCATCACCTGGGAGACGCAGCAGACGGACTACCCCTCCACCGGGCCGAGCTCCCCCGAGTACGAGCCGCGCGGCTGCCCGCGCGGCGCCGCGTTCTCCTGGTACACCTACTCCCCCACCCGGATCCGCTACCCGTACGTGCGGGCCACGCTCCTCAACCTCTACCGGGAGGCGAGGTCCCGCCTGGGTGACCCCGTGCTGGCGTGGGCCGACATCGTCGAGGACCCGGAGCGGTCCGCGCAGTACAAGGCCGCGCGCGGCAAGGGTGGCCTGGTGCGGGCCACCTGGGCGGAGACCGAGGAGATGGTCGCCGCCGCGCACGTGTACACGACCAAGCAGTACGGCCCCGACCGGCTCGCGGGCTTCTCGGTGATCCCCGCGATGTCGATGGTCTCCTACGGCGCCGGCTCCCGCTTCTACTCGCTCATGGGCGGGCAGATGCTCTCCTTCTACGACTGGTACGCGGACCTGCCGGTGGCCTCGCCGCAGGTGTTCGGCGACCAGACCGACGTCCCGGAGTCGGCCGACTGGTTCAACGCCGGCTACCTCATCATGTGGGGCTCGAACATCCCGGTCACCCGCACCCCCGACGCGCACTTCATGGCCGAGGCGCGCTACCACGGGCAGAAGGTGGTGACGGTCTCCCCCGACTACGCCGACAACACCAAGTTCGCCGACGAGTGGCTCGCCGTGCACCCGGGCACCGACGGTGCCCTCGCGATGGCCATGGGGCACGTGATCCTCAGCGAGTTCCACGTCCGCGACCGCACCCCGCGGTTCCTGGAGTACATGAAGCGCTACACCGACTCCCCGTTCCTCGTCGCCCTCGAGGAGCGCGACGGCGCCTGGGTGCCCGGCAAGTTCCTCACCGCCGCCGACCTCGAGAACGACCCGGACCACGGCCACCTCGCGCGCGGCGCCAACCCCGCCTTCCGCACCGTCCTGCTCGACGACGCCGGCACCCCGGTGGTCCCGAACGGCACCCTGGCGGACCGGTACGGCCCCGAGGGCGAGGGCCGGTGGAACCTCGACCTCGGCGACGTCGACCCCGCCCTGAGCATCCTCGACCTGCCGGACGCCCAGGCGGTGGAGGTGGACCTGCCCCGCTTCGACCTCACCCCGGGACCGGCCGCCGACGAGACCCGCGTGCACACCGGCGGCACCGGCGTCGTGCGGCGCGGCGTCCCGGTCCGCCGGGTCGGCGGCCGTCTCGTCACCACCGTCTACGACCTGCTGCTGGCCCAGTACGGCGTCGCCCGTCCCGGCCTCCCCGGCACGTGGCCCACCGGGTACGACGACGCCTCCTCCCCCGGCACACCCGCCTGGCAGGAGGAGCTCACCGGGACGCCCGCGGCCGCGGCGATCCGCATCGGCCGCGAGTTCGCGCACAACGCCGTCGTCTCCCAGGGCCGGTCCATGATCATCATGGGCGCCGGGGCGAACCACTGGTTCCACTCCGACACGATCTACCGCACGTTCCTGGCGCTGGTGACGATGACGGGGTGCCAGGGCGTCAACGGCGGCGGGTGGGCGCACTACGTGGGACAGGAGAAGGTCCGGCCGATCACCGGCTTCCAGCAGTACGCGTTCGCCCTGGACTGGCAGCGGCCGGCCCGGCAGATGATCGCCACGGCGTTCTGGTACCTCGCCACCGACCAGTGGCGGTACGACGGCCTGCCCGCGGACGCCCTCGCCTCCCCGCTCGCCCGCGGCGCCTTCTCCGGGCGCACCACGGCCGACACTCTCGTGGAGGCCACCCGCCGCGGCTGGATGCCGTCCTTCCCGACGTTCGACCGCAACCCGCTCGACCTCACCGACGAGGCCGCGGCGGCCGGCAAGGAGGTCCCCGAGCACGTCGTCGAGCAGCTGCAGGCCGGCAGGCTGCGCTACGCCGTCGAGGACCCGGACGACCCCCGCAACTTCCCCCGGGTGCTGACCGTGTGGCGCTCGAACCTGCTCGGGTCCTCCTCCAAGGGCAACGAGTACTTCCTCAAGCACCTCCTCGGCACCGAGGCGTCGGTCCGGGCCCAGGAGTCCCCGCCCGGGCGCCGCCCCCGCGACATGGTGTGGCGCGAGGAGGCCGCCCGCGGCAAGGTCGACCTGCTCACGAGCCTCGACTTCCGCATGACGTCGACGACGCTCTTCTCCGACGTCGTGCTGCCGGCGGCGACCTGGTACGAGAAGTACGACCTGTCCAGCACCGACATGCACCCCTTCGTGCACGCCTTCACCCCGGCGATCAACCCGCCGTGGCAGACCCGGTCCGACTACGCGATCTTCCGGTCCCTCGCCCGGCGGGTCTCCGAGCTCGGCCGGGAGCATCTGGGGGTGCGGCGCGACGTCGTCGCCACCCCGCTGCAGCACGACACCCCGGACGAGCTCGCCACCCCGCACGGCTCCGTCGCCGCGCTGGACCAGCTGCCGCTGGTCCCGGGGGTGACGATGCCGCGGCTGACCGTCGTCGAGCGCGACTACGCCGCCATCGGGGAGAAGTTCGACGCGCTGGGCCCGCTGCCCGACAAGGTGGGCATGGCGGTCAAGGGCGTCGCGCTCGACCCGACGGAGGAGGTCCACGCGCTCGGCGAGAAGAACGGGCGGGCGAGCTCCGGCGTCGCCGCCGGACGGCCGCTGCTCGACAAGGACGTCAAGGCGTGCGAGATGATTCTCGCCTTCTCCGGCACCACGAACGGGCGCCTCGCCACGCAGGGCTTCCGGAACGCGGAGAAGCGCACGGGGACCCGGATGGCGGACCTGTCCGAGGACCACGCCGGCACCCGGATCACCTTCGCGGACACGCAGTACCGGCCGCAGCCGGTGGTCACCTCGCCGGAGTGGTCGGGCTCGGAGCACGGCGGGCGCCGCTACTCGGCGTTCGTCGTCAACGTCGAGCGGCTCAAGCCCTGGCACACCCTCACCGGCCGGATGCACTTCTACCTCGACCACGACTGGATGAGCGAGATCGGGGAGACGCTGCCGGTCTACCGGCCGCCCCTGGACATGCACCGCCTGTTCGGCGACGCCACCCCGGGTGACACCACCCCCACCGGTGCCCCGGGCTCCGACGGGCACGCGGAGGTCGCGGTGCGCTACCTGACCCCCCACTCGAAGTGGTCCATCCACTCCGAGTACCAGGACAACCTGTTCATGCTCTCGCTCTCGCGCGGCGGGCCGAACGTGTGGATGTCCCCGGCCGACGCGCGGAAGATCGGCGTGAAGGACAACGAGTGGATCGAGGCGTACAACCGCAACGGCGTGGTGGTCGCGCGCGCGGTGGTCTCCCACCGGATGCCCGAGGGGACCGTGTACATGTACCACGCCACCGACCGCGTCATCGACGTGCCGCGGACGGAGACGTCGGGCCTGCGCGGCGGCATCCACAACTCCCTCACCCGGGTGCTGCTCAAGCCCAGCCACCTCATCGGCGGGTACGCGCAGCTCTCCTACGGCTTCAACTACATCGGCCCGACCGGCAACCAGCGGGACGAGGTCACCGTGATCCGCCGTCGCAGCCAGGAGGTGCAGTACTGACATGAAGGTCATGGCGCAGATGTCGATGGTGATGAACCTCGACAAGTGCATCGGCTGCCACACGTGCTCGGTGACGTGCAAGCAGGCGTGGACCAACCGCACCGGCATGGAGTACGTCTGGTTCAACAACGTCGAGACCCGTCCGGGGCTCGGCTACCCGCGCACGTACGAGGACCAGGACACCTGGGAGGGCGGCTGGGTCCGCAGCAGGCGCGGCAAGCTCAAGCTGCGCGCGGGCGGCCGGCTGAAGAAGCTCGCCACGATCTTCTCCAACCCCAAGCTCCCCACGATCCACGACTACTACGAGCCGTGGACGTACGAGTACGACATGCTCCTGTCCGCGCCGGCCGACTCCCGCCACACCCCGGTGGCCCGGCCGAAGTCGCTGCTCACCGGCGAGGACCACAAGATCGAGTGGTCGGCCAACTGGGACGACGACCTCGGCGGCTCGCAGGAGATCGCCGTGAAGGACCCCGTCCTCAAGCACATGAGCGAGCACGTGGCCATGGAGTTCGAGAAGACCTTTATGTTCTACCTGCCGCGCATCTGCGAGCACTGCCTCAACCCGTCCTGCGTGGCCTCCTGCCCCTCCGGCGCGATGTACAAGCGCGCCGAGGACGGCATCGTCCTCGTGGACCAGGAGCAGTGCCGCGGCTGGCGCATGTGCGTGACCGGCTGCCCGTACAAGAAGGTCTACTTCAACCACAAGACCGGCAAGGCCGAGAAGTGCACGCTGTGCTACCCGCGCATCGAGGTGGGCCTGCCGACGGTGTGCTCGGAGACGTGCGTCGGCCGCCTGCGCTACCTGGGCCTGGTGCTCTACGACGCCGACCGGGTGGGCGAGGCCGCGGCCGTGGAGGACGAGCACGACCTCCTCGCCGCGCAGCGCTCCGTGTTCCTCGACCCGCACGACCCCGAGGTCATCGAGGCCGCACGCCGCGACGGCATCGCCGAGGACTGGATCGAGGCCGCGCAGGCCAGCCCCATCTGGCGGCTCATCAGCGACTACGAGGTGGCCCTGCCGCTCCACCCGGAGTACCGGACCCTGCCCATGGTCTGGTACATCCCGCCGCTGAGCCCAGTGGTGGACGTGGTGACGTCGTCCGGGAACGACGGCGAGGACCACAAGACCCTGTACACCGCCATCTCGACCATGCGGATCCCGCTGGAGTACCTGGCGGGGCTGTTCACCGCCGGCGACACCGCGCCGGTGGAGAAGGTCCTGCGCCGCCTGGCGGCGATGCGCTCGTACATGCGCGACCTCAACCTCGGCCAGGAGCCGCAGGAGGAGATCGCCGCGGCGGTCGGCATGACGGGCGCCCAGGTGCAGGAGATGTACCGCCTCCTCGCGATCGCCAAGTACGAGGACCGGTACGTGATCCCCACCGCGCACGCCGAGACCGCACGCGACCTGGAGGAGATGGCCTGCTCCCTCGACTTCGAGGGTGGCCCGGGCATGGGTGGCGCGGGGCCGTTCGGGTCCTCCTCCGGGCAGCCGACACCGGCGAGCGTGGAGTCCTTCCACGCGCTCAAGCAGCGGCAGACGGCGGACAGCCCCCACGTCCCCAGCGGGCCCGCGCGGGTGAACCTGCTCAACTGGGACGGCCGCGGTGGCACCACCGACGGGCTCTTCCCGCCCGAGCGGCCGCTGGAGACGCCGCCCGCCTCCCTGGCTGTCGCCGACCCCGACGCCGCACCCGGCACCTTCGCCGACGACCCGCACCCCGGCGGCTTCCCCGGGGTCGCCACGGGCAGCGAGCGGCCGACCGACGACGTCGAGCGGCTCGCCCGCACGCACGGAAGCCAGGGGCGCTCGGCCCCCGACGAGCCGGCCGCACCCGGTGAGCACCCGGCCGACGACGGCAGCGGCGAGCCCGACCGGCCCGCGCCCGACGGGACGCCCGACGGGGAGGAGCCCCGATGAGCTCCTTCGTCCGCGTCCCGTCGCTGACGCCGCTGGCGCCGGTGGCCGTGACCGAGCGCCAGCGCGCCGTCACCTGCATGGCCGCGTCCGTCCTCCTGGACTACCCGACGGCGGAGCAGCTGGAGCGGGTGCGCGCGGTGGGCGGCGCCGTCGCGAACCTGCCGGGCCCGGTCCGCGAGCGCCTGGAGGGCTTCGTCGCCCACGCCCTCGCCGAGGACCCGCAGGCCCTCGCGCGGCACTACGTCGACACGTTCGACCTGAGACGGAAGTGCACGATGTACCTGTCGTACTTCCTCACCGGTGACACCCGCCGGCGAGGCACGGCGCTGGTGCGGTTCGTGGAGGCGTACCGGGCGGCCGGGTGGGAGGTCGGCCGGCAGGAGCTGCCCGACTTCCTGCCGATCGTGCTCGAGTTCACCGCCGTCGCCGACACCGAGCTCGGCACTGCCCTGCTCGCCGCCCACCGGGAGGGCGTGGAGGTGCTGCGCTCGGCCCTGACGTCCTCCGGCAGCCCCTACGCCGCCGTCGTCGAGGCGGTGTGCCTGGTGCTGCCGCGGGCGAGTGCCGACGTCGAGGACCGGCTGCTGCAGCTCATCACGGCGGGGCCGCCGACGGAGATGGTCGGTCTCAGCGCCCTGGGACCGCTCGAGCCCTTCGCCCCCGGTGGGGGCGCCGACAAGGAGGTCCGGGTATGAGCGCGGGTCAGGTCCTGCTCTGGGTCGTCTTCCCCTACGTGGCGATCGCGGTGTTCGTCGTCGGGCTGGTCTGGCGGTACCGGTACGACAAGTTCGGCTGGACGACCCGCTCGTCCGAGCTGTACGAGAAGACGCTGCTGCGCCTGGGGTCGCCGCTGTTCCACTTCGGGATCATCTTCGTCGGGCTGGGCCACTTCATGGGCCTGCTCATCCCCAAGGACTGGACGGAGGCGGTGGGCTTCCGTGAGACGGCCTACCACTTCATCGCCACCTACATGGGTTCCGTGGCCGGGGTCGCGACCCTGGTCGGGCTGGCGCTGCTGATCTACCGGCGGCGGGTGACCGGTCCCGTGTTCCTGGCGACGACGCGCGTGGACAAGTTCATGTACGTCATGCTCGCGATCCCGATCCTCCTGGGCATGTGGGCGACGATCCAGCTCCAGCTGCTCGGTGGGGCGCACGGCTACGACTACCGGGAGACCATCTCGCCGTGGCTGCGTTCCCTGCTGTACTTCCAGCCGATGCCGGAGCTGATGACGGACGTGCCGCTGGCCTTCAAGCTCCACATCGCCGCCGCGTTCCTGCTGTTCATGATCTGGCCGTTCACCCGGCTGGTGCACGCCTTCTCCGCACCCGTGCAGTACTCGACCCGGCCGTACATCGTGTACCGATCGCGCGAGGAGACGAGCGCCAGCGGCTCGCGTGGGCCGCGGCGCGGCTGGGAGCCGAGCGTGGCGCCGCGCGAGCGCCGACGGCGGACGAGCACCAACACCTGAGCCCCGACGCCGTCAGGAGTGGCGAAACCACGGGGGCGAAGCATCGCGGGGACGGCGTGTCCTCCGATCGACATCCGCGTCTGCTCGACAAGATCTTTTCGGCGACCTCCAGCGCGGCGCGATCGGTGACAGCCCAGCGCTCACGAATGCACCCACGCCCGATCTCGCGCGCCCAGGTCACCTCGCGCGCGCCCAGATGGCAGCAAGCGGGCTGCGCTGGCCGGTTCGCTCAGTGCGCAATCTGTACCAGCACGGCTGGCAGAATTCGCGCCTACCTGGAAGTCGCCGAAAGGGTCACGCCGTCTCCGCCGTGACCGCCCGCCAGCCGCCAGCCGCCAGCCGCCAGCCGCCAGCGACGGTGCTCACGCGGCCGGGCACGGGCACCACCGCTTCATCGAAAGGGGCTGGCCCGGAAGCCCCTTCACGGCGCCTCCGGGCCAGCCTTCTCCTGTGGTCGGACCTGGTTCTCCCTCCATGGGGTCGGACCTGGTTCTCCCACCCCCATGGGGTCGGACCTGCTCCTACCGCTTGGCGTCGGCCACGTTCAGCTCGACCGTGGTCCAGTCGCGCGTGCCGTTGCTGTCGGTGGCGATCAGGCGCGCGGTGTACCTGCCGGGCTCGGCGTACACGTGCGTCGCACTCTGCCCCTCGGCCGTGGTGCCGTCACCGAAGTCCCAGGCGTAGGAGACGATCTCCCGGCCCTCGGGGGCGACGGCGGACCCGGACAGGTCCACCGAGAGCGCAGCGGGGCCGCCACCTCGGCTGGCCTCTGCGGTCACCACGGGAGCGTTGCCGTCGGCGATGCCGCGCCCGTGGAAGACGAGCCAGTCGAGCGCGAGCAGGTCGGCGCCATCGGCAGGCTGCGTCTTGCTGGTGACAACCAGGTAGAGGTCCGTGGCCCCCTGCTCACCGGCGATGTCGATGCTGGGCGAGACGACCTGCCCGGCCCCGGTGGCTGCGGCCACCTTGACCTGCCCGAGCTTGCGTCCGGTCGGGCTGCCCACCCGCACCTCGACAGTGGCGTCGGCCGCGCCGCGCACGGCGCCCACGGTCAGCCCCTCGATGCCGCTGAGGTTCACGGGACCGAAGGCGATCCAGTCGCCGTTGTCGATGTCGCTGACGAGGCGGCCGCCGCGGGCGGAGTCGTCGTCGGTGACCGTCACGCCGGAGCCCTCGGAGTAGAACTCGGCCTCCTTGTCCCGGACCTGCAGACGGACGATGTCCTGCCCGGCCAGGGCCGGCACGCCGTCGGCGCCCTGGTCCTGGTAGCCGCCGCCGAGCACCGGGTACACGTTCTGCCCCGGTCCGTGGTCGGCGGGGTCGAGGAAGACCGTGCCCGAGCACCCGGTGTAGTTGGCGAGCGGGTGCGCGTGGGTGTCGTGGCCGAGCTGGGTGTTGACTGCGACCTTCTCGCAGTCGATGGTGCCCTCGGCGGTGGAGCCGTCCTCGGCGTCGACCACGTCGACGGAGTACGGCACGGTGTCACCGAGCTCCGCGAAGCCGCCGGTGGTCGGCGAGCCGAAGGAGACCTCCGGCCGCGTGTTGCCCACGGTGATGGTCTGGACCGACACACCCGCGAGCCCGTCGCTGTCCCGGACGGTCAGGCGGGCGCTGAACTGCCCGCGGTCCTCGTAGGTGTGGGTCGGGCTGGCCTCGTTGGAGTCCACGACGCCGTCGTTCTCGAAGTCCCACTCGTACGTGACGTCGAGCCCGTCCGGGCTGTGGCTCGCGGTGCCGTCGAAGGCGACGGTCAGGGGCGCGGCGCCGGAGTCGGCGTCCGTCGTGAACGACGACACGGGGCGCCTGCCCTCGGCGACGTAGTCGATGCGGTAGATCCCGGCGTCGGTGTTGGTGCTGCCCCGACCGGCGCCTCGACCGCGCCCGAAGTCGATGACGTAGAGAGACCCGTCGGGGCCGAACTCGGCCTCGAAGGGCGCCACGAACGTCTCGTGCTCCATGAACGGGTCGATGGAGAGCAGCTCGCCGGTCGCCTCGTCCAGTGAGAGCACCTTGTAGTAGTTGCGGGAGTACTCGGAGACGAACCAGTGCCCGTCGAAGGACTCGGGGAACTTGGTCTTCACGTCCAGGTCGGCGTCGTAGCGGTAGACCGGGCCGGCCGTCGGAGCCGCACCGCCAGTAGCGAGCTCGGGGAACTGCTCCGAGAGGCCGTAGCCGTACCAGATGAGCGGCTTCTGCGCCGGCGGCAGCTCGCGCAGCCCGGTGTTGTTCGGGGAGTCGTTGACGAGGTTGTCGCAGTCGAACGCCTCGCCGGAGATCCCCGTGGCGAAGTCGTAGTCGATGTAGGGCTGGTTGTCCGCGTGGCAGTACGGCCAGCCGTGGTTGCCCGGCTCCGTCATGCGGATGAACTCGACCATGCCCTCCGGTCCGCGCAGCGGGTTGGCCACGCGTGCGTCCGGCCCGTAGTCACCGATCATCACCGCGTTCGTCGCGGGGTCGACCGTGATGCGGAACGGGTTGCGGAAGCCCATGCCGTAGATCTCCGGCCTGGTTCCCTCGGTCCCGGGCGCGAAGAGGTTTCCCTCGGGGATCGAGTAGGTCCCGTCGTCCTCCGGGGTGATGCGCAAGATCTTGCCGCGCAGGTCGTTGGTGTTGCCGGAGGTGGCCTGCGCGTCCCAGGCACGGCGGCCCGGGCGCTCGTCGATCGGCGTGTACCCCTGCTGGTCGAACGGGTCGGCGTTGTCACCGGTGGCGACGTAGAGGTTGCCGTCCGGTCCCATGGCGAGCGACCCAGCCATGTGGGAGTTGGCGCGCCCCTCGCCCCGCCAGATCGTGAAGTCGAGGAGCCGCTTCTCCGAGGCCCTGTCGATGATGTTGTCGGGGCCCATGGTGAACCGCGAGAGGTTCATCTTCGGCACGTCCGGGTCGCTCCAGAGCAGGTAGAGCCACCCGTTCTCGCTGAAGTCGTTGTCCAGCGTGAGCCCGAGCAACCCGTCGGACTGGGTGAGGAGGTCGAGCGTGTAGCCGAAGTCCAGGGCGGTCGTCTCCCGGAGCGTGTCCTGCTCGACGACCTTCACCTCCCCCGTGCGCTGGATGAAGATGACCCGGCCGTCCTCGGCCACGGCCAGCTCGAACGGGTCGGCGAGCCCCTCGGTGACCAGCGGGACCTTCTCGAAGCTGGAGGACTCCGGGTGGTCGGGACCTCCGTCGTGCGCTGCCGACATCGCTGCCGGTACCAGCGCTCCGACCGCGACGACGCAACCCAACGTCGCGGTCACCGCCCTGCGGTGTAGTGAAGACATCAACACTCCCTCGTGCGTCATGGATGCCTCGTCCCGACCTTGCCGCTGGACCGGCCGTCGTCGGCCGGCTGGCGTCGAGAGTCACGGGCGCCTGTTCGGAAAATATGCGACCTCTGGAGGGGAGAAGGCGCATTCGACATCTAATGGGAAGTAAGTCACCGCGTCAACAGTCGTCCTATTTGGCGGGACGGCCTGCGAGCAGGGTCGCCGGAAATACTGCAAGGCTTTTCGCCGGCACACCTGAAAGCGGGCAGGGAACGACGTCGCCCCTGCCCGCGCGCCCATTCTCACAAACCGCGCCTAGCCTTTAGTCTCTATTTACGCGCGCAGCATGATGGGTCAGTCTTTCCCGAGCTCTTCCGAGAGGCTGGGCCTGTCGCTCCCCCGGCTCCCCGGCCGCGTGGCCGGCAAGCCTCAACCGAGCTCGGCCGGCCGGACGGCGCGTCCCGTCGCGGCGGCCTCGTAGATCGCGCAGAGCAGCCGGACCGTCTCCACGGCGTCGGCGGCGTCGACCGGTGCCGGCGACTTCCCCTCGACCGCGGAGAGGATCTCGCGCCACTGGGTGAGGTGGCCGACGTGCCCGATGGCGAGCGGGTCGGCCGCGCCGCTCGCTGGGGCCCTCCCCGAGCCGGGTGCCGACACCTCCGGCACGT
It encodes the following:
- the narJ gene encoding nitrate reductase molybdenum cofactor assembly chaperone codes for the protein MSSFVRVPSLTPLAPVAVTERQRAVTCMAASVLLDYPTAEQLERVRAVGGAVANLPGPVRERLEGFVAHALAEDPQALARHYVDTFDLRRKCTMYLSYFLTGDTRRRGTALVRFVEAYRAAGWEVGRQELPDFLPIVLEFTAVADTELGTALLAAHREGVEVLRSALTSSGSPYAAVVEAVCLVLPRASADVEDRLLQLITAGPPTEMVGLSALGPLEPFAPGGGADKEVRV
- the narI gene encoding respiratory nitrate reductase subunit gamma; protein product: MSAGQVLLWVVFPYVAIAVFVVGLVWRYRYDKFGWTTRSSELYEKTLLRLGSPLFHFGIIFVGLGHFMGLLIPKDWTEAVGFRETAYHFIATYMGSVAGVATLVGLALLIYRRRVTGPVFLATTRVDKFMYVMLAIPILLGMWATIQLQLLGGAHGYDYRETISPWLRSLLYFQPMPELMTDVPLAFKLHIAAAFLLFMIWPFTRLVHAFSAPVQYSTRPYIVYRSREETSASGSRGPRRGWEPSVAPRERRRRTSTNT
- a CDS encoding PKD domain-containing protein, which codes for MSSLHRRAVTATLGCVVAVGALVPAAMSAAHDGGPDHPESSSFEKVPLVTEGLADPFELAVAEDGRVIFIQRTGEVKVVEQDTLRETTALDFGYTLDLLTQSDGLLGLTLDNDFSENGWLYLLWSDPDVPKMNLSRFTMGPDNIIDRASEKRLLDFTIWRGEGRANSHMAGSLAMGPDGNLYVATGDNADPFDQQGYTPIDERPGRRAWDAQATSGNTNDLRGKILRITPEDDGTYSIPEGNLFAPGTEGTRPEIYGMGFRNPFRITVDPATNAVMIGDYGPDARVANPLRGPEGMVEFIRMTEPGNHGWPYCHADNQPYIDYDFATGISGEAFDCDNLVNDSPNNTGLRELPPAQKPLIWYGYGLSEQFPELATGGAAPTAGPVYRYDADLDVKTKFPESFDGHWFVSEYSRNYYKVLSLDEATGELLSIDPFMEHETFVAPFEAEFGPDGSLYVIDFGRGRGAGRGSTNTDAGIYRIDYVAEGRRPVSSFTTDADSGAAPLTVAFDGTASHSPDGLDVTYEWDFENDGVVDSNEASPTHTYEDRGQFSARLTVRDSDGLAGVSVQTITVGNTRPEVSFGSPTTGGFAELGDTVPYSVDVVDAEDGSTAEGTIDCEKVAVNTQLGHDTHAHPLANYTGCSGTVFLDPADHGPGQNVYPVLGGGYQDQGADGVPALAGQDIVRLQVRDKEAEFYSEGSGVTVTDDDSARGGRLVSDIDNGDWIAFGPVNLSGIEGLTVGAVRGAADATVEVRVGSPTGRKLGQVKVAAATGAGQVVSPSIDIAGEQGATDLYLVVTSKTQPADGADLLALDWLVFHGRGIADGNAPVVTAEASRGGGPAALSVDLSGSAVAPEGREIVSYAWDFGDGTTAEGQSATHVYAEPGRYTARLIATDSNGTRDWTTVELNVADAKR